CTGACATGGGTGTGTCTGTCCATTCTCTACGATGGGGTTTGTGTgtctggggggaaaaaaatattaaaatgaaCATTTCTGCTTAAAATATTAAACAACCAACCCAAATCATCATATCTGTATAGCAGCCATATAGCTACATAAGACATGACCTGTGCAACCAggatatgtatatatagtataaatGGGTTATAAATGGGTTGAGCGTACCGGAAGATGACGGCTAGTCTGTCCAGCCAGACAGTGGGGTCAGCAGCTTTCCCATTCCTGGGGTCCTGAGAGAGAAGCTGAGGATAAGAGACAAACAAGCAAACCTGTTGGCCTCACACAAAAACCCAATCCACAAAAAACTGTTACACAATTCTACTAAGGTACCTCATACACACAACCAAACGGCAGAACACACACCTTTTTGAGGGCCATGACCTGCACAGCACACAGGTCACTCAAACACTCAGCGATCTTCTCCAGGGGCAGGCGAGCCAGGACCAGGGCTGTACCTGCAAGGTAAAACAACCAGCATTACCACAGTGACAGAGCAAGACCACCGTTTAATACAAATCAACCTCAGTAGGCAATCAAACAAAAAGACAAACAGGAACGTCGAGCCACAGTCCAGAGAGACCAGCAATTGAGAGACATTCATAAAAACAAGAGATTGAAAGTGAGAAACAGAatagagaaggagtggagcagaaAGGTGTCATGGTACGCTGACGATTCATGTTCGTTTAAATCTGCAATTCCCgccgatggggctgtagtggagcaggttgagagcttcaggtttcttggcgtccacatcacaaacaaacgatccaaaacacaccaagacagttgtgaagagggcacataAACACCAGACTGGGAAGATTTggcaaaaagttctacagctgcaccagagAGCACTGGTTGTATCACCTGCACAAcctccaaccacaaggcactacagagggtacatcactggggccaagcttcctgccatccaggatctctataccaggcggtgtcagaggaaggccataatttttttttgtcaagggctccagcccccctagtcatagactgttcgctctgctaccgcacggcaggcggtaccggagctccaagcctaggtcaaaaaggcttctaaacagcttctaccccccccaagccattagacaccttaacatctaatcaaatgtctacccggactatttgaatTTTCCCCACCCCATCTTTACACGGCTGCTACTCTATCCCCGCagtgtcactttacccctacctacatattacctcaactaactggtgcccctgcacattgactctgtaccacaaccccctgtatatatagtctcattactgttattttattgttgctccttaaatTTGTTATATTGCTATTTTTTCTTAAACTACATTGTTtgataagggcttgtaagtaagcatgtcaaacccgttgtattcggcgcatgtaaaaaataaaatttgattcgatttttgatCCCTGCACAGCCTCAggatatagataattttttgAACATTTTCAAACCTCAAATTATGATAAATGCACcatataaaaaaatgaaatacatcTAACATTACTGGGTattttaccaataaaatggtccgACGGTGAAGTGGAAATACTCTGTATTCATATcccaaaataaatacattctcACTACAATAGAAAGTTACCCAAATTAGagaagatcttgctaccatggaaaggacaACACCTGTCTATTTGAGgagaaaaatgtataaaaacacccAATTAAttatttagtcatatcccagttgacCTTTTTACTCATGGCCCTACCTACACTcaattactttttattattattccaCTTCATTTGGAACGGGCCTATTTGTATAAATAAATACGAATTAGGAAGGCAGAAATGactaaatattaaagcattggaCCTCTCACTTTCGGCATACAAAATCTATACTTATATctgaactggttctctagcagattagtaagaatggctCACCCAGTGTTCAAGAATGACCTTTTTATCTTCATTCAGAATACAACTTCACACTTTCGGatatttttaaaacaagacaTAGAAAGCTGGTTTCAATTTcggtttaatccaccagaaaagacagaacaaatatttcatagtgttgatgtcttccctattattctagaatgtagaaaatagtccaaataaagaaaaacccttgaacgagtaggtgtccaaacttttgactggtactgtatgtaagtgTATATATGGCAACTAGAAGTCAAAACGGGATgatcttcagagatagatgggaggggttgagggtagctgaaggatgggactaaaaaacaaacaaaagaaagGTAAAAATATAGTGTGTCTGTAAAAGGTAAATAGTATGTATAAGCCCAAGTAtcgttgtccattagtttactacAATTAggtgaggggtggtagggttagaggaAAATATACATACAAAATACAGTGGGGGATTGAAAATACAGACAATTAcacagatagattgtggcttctatctGCAATATTAGATCTGATCTACACCTTcatttttatgtaaaaaaataagGGTGGCATAAGGTTACCTTTGAGGAGGCCTACGGCGGCTTCGGTCGTCAGGGCGAAGGAGTCGAGGGCACGGGCGATGTCCAGCAGGCCCTGGAAGTGCTGGGCCATGTGGTCCCGACACACAGAGCAGATGTTATGGATGGCCTTGGCCGCCACGGAAGCCAGGGTCTTCTCCCTCAGGCCCTTCATCAGGTAGTTCAGCACGGGGTCTGTGACATAGAGCGGGGCTAAGGTCATGCACACATCCAGAGTACGCAGCCAACAGAGGCGCACAGACAGAGGCGCACATTCGTAACACAGCAGGGACATAACAAAACAGAGCGACAGGCATTTGACACAGGAAGGAACAAGGAATGGAAAAATAACAAAGAAAAATGACAAGGAAATAGAGACGAGCTCAAAACgaggggcatacacacacacacatacgaagaTGAACCTCTAAATTGATGAACTCAATCACTCAGGACCCGAGCTAAGATATTGACCGTAGCGTGACGACTGAACCTACCTAGGAACCGCGGGTTGCGGTCAACGACCTCGCTCATCTCCCCCACCAGCTCAATGCTGGTGTAGCGCACGGCGATATGGACAGTCTCTGGCAGCAGCACCACCTGCTCTAACACCTCTGTCAGGGTGGGGTTGTTCTCACTGACAGGGGGGGAAGCATTAACACGTTACACACAAACACCTTGGGGGAAGGATATACAAATCAACAAGTAGCTGTACACATTCTACACGGTGGGGAAGCGATTTAGTCATAGCACATCATTACTCATTAACTGAACGAAGAGGACACTCACGGGTCTACACTCTTGGCGATGGCGGCCATGATGAAGAGAACCGCCTCAGTCACCTCCCAGGGAGGGTTCCCTTCTTTTAGAGTGGAGTACAACTGATAGAgcaagagggaggaaaggagagagacggGAAAAAAAGAGAAGGAAGTCAGTATAGTTTGTAATTTGTCTTAATGACATCATTTGAACTTGTAATTTCCAAAAAAAGGTAGCTACCTGGGAGAAACATTCCATGGAGCCCACAAGGAAAATGACATCCTTCACAAGATCAGACACCCTCATCCTGAACTCCCCAAAGTCATCAGTATCTTCTGGGATGCCCTCCTGTGGATCAACACAAAAGTAGAGAAAAGGGAAGGAATGATATAGTGCCACCAAAGTTAAATGATGTACTGAACTACTTAATGAGATACACATGGTTATGGGATTCTACAAATCAGATATGACACCAGAAGAGTATTGGGGAGTACGGTCGGCATCACTGGAGTTGGTTAAGGACTCCTTGTCATGTGGTGGGTGGTCCTTACGTGGTCGGGGTCTAGTTGGCAGTGGCGGGCCAGGCCGTGCAGCAGTCTCTGGATATAGGGTCTGAAGATGCCGTGGAGGGCAGGGTCGTTGGTCTTATACAGGTTCTCTCCCAGACGATACCAGAAGTTAAAGGAGATCTCCACGACCTGAGATGAACCAGAAGAGAACTTGAAATCCACCCAAAgcaacagagtgtgtgtgagcacgctcatgtgtgtgtgtatcatgtgtTGTGTACCTCATATTGAGGGTGTCCTGCACAGATGAGCAGTAGCTCAAGCGTCCGCAGGTCTCCCATGCCCTGGCCTGGACTCCTGACTGTCGTCTCCAGAAACGTCTCACACAACTCAGTGAAGATCCTACAGTAATTCAACACTCTGAGAgcaaaaggagagggagagacttgTGGATAAAAGTGATCACTCTTTTCTTCCACACAGAGGACagcagagaagagacagaagagctCAACATCAAGAGCAATGGAGAGGAGGGATAGGTTTGGGGCAGGAAGGGGTGTGGTGATTGGATAGGTGATCTTGGTGTACGTATGAAAAGGGGAGTAGCGCGTTCGTACTTGTCGAGGTCCTCCCGCGCCACGGCCATGTGGTAGGCTGTCTCCAGCGTGAGGACGCCCTGGAAGAGCTGCTGGGCCAGGGGCATGTGCGTGTCCACGTTCTCGATGGCGTACAGCGCTGAACACACACAGTCGGACGCGGCCTCGTGCAGGTTAGTGGACGTCTCGTCTCTCTGCTGCcaaacaaacagacaaaaaaaaagaagagagagaacagtacaTCAAAGAGATGTTCCGGCTGAAAAACATAAACCATGCACTGTGCATACAAGCATTCTAAACCAGCATAAATTATTGCCCCCACCCCCCCATGGTTGTTGCATAAATAAGGGTTAGGAACCAATACCGCTAGTGTTTTCAATAGACTTTGGGAGTATCCTAAAAGTTGTTTGTTTTCGGGAGTGTGTCACTAGCACTGTTAATTTGTGATTCCAAAATGcgatgagagcgagagaaagccagacaaacagggagagaaagaaagagaccgtGACACAGACATACCAGCACTTGGAAAAGGACCATGAGGAGCTGGTTGTTGGCCATAAAGTTGCTGTCCAGGACTCCCAGGTTGAACCAGCTGCCCAGACAGCGGAACACCTTGATCAGCATTTTCTCATTGCTGCCAGACTTCTCCACACACGTCATCTGTAGATAgagtgacaacacacacacacgcgctaaCACAGACCCTTATCAAAACCACAATGCTGTGTCCAAAGCCAAATGCACAAGGAAGTTCACCCAACAAAACAGTCACGACAGGTGTAATCAATATTGACTCCAGGAAAATTGTTGATTGTAGGTTGATGTAACCCTCAACAGAAACAGTATAGTTCTGtttcttttctgtttgttttaGGAGGACAACTCCTACATTCTTACACTTAATCCTCACAAACATCTACAGTCAACCTTGGACATTCTGCAGAGAAAGATATACTACAAAGTGAGCGGTTCAGTTTGTCCCTCTTAAGGTAGTAGTTGAATAGCTTTGTGATAATGAGGCTGTACACCCCAGGGTTTTAAATTGAGATGATGAACCCATGGGAGGTCTGCTTATCCAGTAAGGGGGAGTGGTGGCGGGTGCTCTAGTTTAGACCAGCTTAATCAGGTGGGTAAAATAGGCTAGTATGTGAGAGTGTTGGCAAGAGAAAGAGGAATGGATAGAACTCTCACCAGTAGGGTGACCACAGTACTGGAGTAATAGGCCAGGTCCTCGATGATCTCTGTCCTGCGATTGGCTCCGATGCGTAGGGAGCGGCTGTGGACCTCCTCGGGGAGCACTGTAAGGATCTCTATCAGGAACGTCATGGAGCTGACGTCATTGCT
Above is a genomic segment from Oncorhynchus kisutch isolate 150728-3 linkage group LG19, Okis_V2, whole genome shotgun sequence containing:
- the LOC109864363 gene encoding transportin-3-like isoform X2 — encoded protein: MEKPTVALVYQAVQALYHDPDPAGKERASVWLGELQRSMYAWELADQLLQLKQDVESCYFAAQTMKMKIQMSFFELPPETHIALRDSLLSHIQSLKDLSPIIVTQLALAIADLALQMASWKGCVHTLIEKYSNDVSSMTFLIEILTVLPEEVHSRSLRIGANRRTEIIEDLAYYSSTVVTLLMTCVEKSGSNEKMLIKVFRCLGSWFNLGVLDSNFMANNQLLMVLFQVLQRDETSTNLHEAASDCVCSALYAIENVDTHMPLAQQLFQGVLTLETAYHMAVAREDLDKVLNYCRIFTELCETFLETTVRSPGQGMGDLRTLELLLICAGHPQYEVVEISFNFWYRLGENLYKTNDPALHGIFRPYIQRLLHGLARHCQLDPDHEGIPEDTDDFGEFRMRVSDLVKDVIFLVGSMECFSQLYSTLKEGNPPWEVTEAVLFIMAAIAKSVDPENNPTLTEVLEQVVLLPETVHIAVRYTSIELVGEMSEVVDRNPRFLAPLYVTDPVLNYLMKGLREKTLASVAAKAIHNICSVCRDHMAQHFQGLLDIARALDSFALTTEAAVGLLKGTALVLARLPLEKIAECLSDLCAVQVMALKKDPRNGKAADPTVWLDRLAVIFRHTNPIVENGQTHPCQKVIQEIWPVLSETLNTHQADNRIVERCCRCLRFAVRCVGKGSASLLQPLVTQMVSVYQVYPHSCFLYLGSILVDEYGMEEGCRQGLLDMLQALCMPTFQLLEQTNGLRNHPDTVDDLFRLATRFVQRSPITLLSSGIIVHIIQCAIAATTLDHRDANCSVMKFVRDLIHTGVSNDHEDDFELRKQLIGQAMGQHGQQLVTQLMHTCCFCLPPYTLPDVAEVLWEIMVFDRPTFCRWLENALKGLPKETSGGAVTVTHKQLTDFHKQVTSAEECKQVCWAIREFTRLFR
- the LOC109864363 gene encoding transportin-3-like isoform X1 — encoded protein: MEKPTVALVYQAVQALYHDPDPAGKERASVWLGELQRSMYAWELADQLLQLKQDVESCYFAAQTMKMKIQMSFFELPPETHIALRDSLLSHIQSLKDLSPIIVTQLALAIADLALQMASWKGCVHTLIEKYSNDVSSMTFLIEILTVLPEEVHSRSLRIGANRRTEIIEDLAYYSSTVVTLLMTCVEKSGSNEKMLIKVFRCLGSWFNLGVLDSNFMANNQLLMVLFQVLQRDETSTNLHEAASDCVCSALYAIENVDTHMPLAQQLFQGVLTLETAYHMAVAREDLDKVLNYCRIFTELCETFLETTVRSPGQGMGDLRTLELLLICAGHPQYEVVEISFNFWYRLGENLYKTNDPALHGIFRPYIQRLLHGLARHCQLDPDHEGIPEDTDDFGEFRMRVSDLVKDVIFLVGSMECFSQLYSTLKEGNPPWEVTEAVLFIMAAIAKSVDPENNPTLTEVLEQVVLLPETVHIAVRYTSIELVGEMSEVVDRNPRFLAPLYVTDPVLNYLMKGLREKTLASVAAKAIHNICSVCRDHMAQHFQGLLDIARALDSFALTTEAAVGLLKGTALVLARLPLEKIAECLSDLCAVQVMALKKLLSQDPRNGKAADPTVWLDRLAVIFRHTNPIVENGQTHPCQKVIQEIWPVLSETLNTHQADNRIVERCCRCLRFAVRCVGKGSASLLQPLVTQMVSVYQVYPHSCFLYLGSILVDEYGMEEGCRQGLLDMLQALCMPTFQLLEQTNGLRNHPDTVDDLFRLATRFVQRSPITLLSSGIIVHIIQCAIAATTLDHRDANCSVMKFVRDLIHTGVSNDHEDDFELRKQLIGQAMGQHGQQLVTQLMHTCCFCLPPYTLPDVAEVLWEIMVFDRPTFCRWLENALKGLPKETSGGAVTVTHKQLTDFHKQVTSAEECKQVCWAIREFTRLFR
- the LOC109864363 gene encoding transportin-3-like isoform X4 — encoded protein: MEKPTVALVYQAVQALYHDPDPAGKERASVWLGELQRSMYAWELADQLLQLKQDVESCYFAAQTMKMKIQMSFFELPPETHIALRDSLLSHIQSLKDLSPIIVTQLALAIADLALQMASWKGCVHTLIEKYSNDVSSMTFLIEILTVLPEEVHSRSLRIGANRRTEIIEDLAYYSSTVVTLLMTCVEKSGSNEKMLIKVFRCLGSWFNLGVLDSNFMANNQLLMVLFQVLQRDETSTNLHEAASDCVCSALYAIENVDTHMPLAQQLFQGVLTLETAYHMAVAREDLDKVLNYCRIFTELCETFLETTVRSPGQGMGDLRTLELLLICAGHPQYEVVEISFNFWYRLGENLYKTNDPALHGIFRPYIQRLLHGLARHCQLDPDHEGIPEDTDDFGEFRMRVSDLVKDVIFLVGSMECFSQLYSTLKEGNPPWEVTEAVLFIMAAIAKSVDPENNPTLTEVLEQVVLLPETVHIAVRYTSIELVGEMSEVVDRNPRFLDPVLNYLMKGLREKTLASVAAKAIHNICSVCRDHMAQHFQGLLDIARALDSFALTTEAAVGLLKGTALVLARLPLEKIAECLSDLCAVQVMALKKDPRNGKAADPTVWLDRLAVIFRHTNPIVENGQTHPCQKVIQEIWPVLSETLNTHQADNRIVERCCRCLRFAVRCVGKGSASLLQPLVTQMVSVYQVYPHSCFLYLGSILVDEYGMEEGCRQGLLDMLQALCMPTFQLLEQTNGLRNHPDTVDDLFRLATRFVQRSPITLLSSGIIVHIIQCAIAATTLDHRDANCSVMKFVRDLIHTGVSNDHEDDFELRKQLIGQAMGQHGQQLVTQLMHTCCFCLPPYTLPDVAEVLWEIMVFDRPTFCRWLENALKGLPKETSGGAVTVTHKQLTDFHKQVTSAEECKQVCWAIREFTRLFR
- the LOC109864363 gene encoding transportin-3-like isoform X3, which codes for MEKPTVALVYQAVQALYHDPDPAGKERASVWLGELQRSMYAWELADQLLQLKQDVESCYFAAQTMKMKIQMSFFELPPETHIALRDSLLSHIQSLKDLSPIIVTQLALAIADLALQMASWKGCVHTLIEKYSNDVSSMTFLIEILTVLPEEVHSRSLRIGANRRTEIIEDLAYYSSTVVTLLMTCVEKSGSNEKMLIKVFRCLGSWFNLGVLDSNFMANNQLLMVLFQVLQRDETSTNLHEAASDCVCSALYAIENVDTHMPLAQQLFQGVLTLETAYHMAVAREDLDKVLNYCRIFTELCETFLETTVRSPGQGMGDLRTLELLLICAGHPQYEVVEISFNFWYRLGENLYKTNDPALHGIFRPYIQRLLHGLARHCQLDPDHEGIPEDTDDFGEFRMRVSDLVKDVIFLVGSMECFSQLYSTLKEGNPPWEVTEAVLFIMAAIAKSVDPENNPTLTEVLEQVVLLPETVHIAVRYTSIELVGEMSEVVDRNPRFLDPVLNYLMKGLREKTLASVAAKAIHNICSVCRDHMAQHFQGLLDIARALDSFALTTEAAVGLLKGTALVLARLPLEKIAECLSDLCAVQVMALKKLLSQDPRNGKAADPTVWLDRLAVIFRHTNPIVENGQTHPCQKVIQEIWPVLSETLNTHQADNRIVERCCRCLRFAVRCVGKGSASLLQPLVTQMVSVYQVYPHSCFLYLGSILVDEYGMEEGCRQGLLDMLQALCMPTFQLLEQTNGLRNHPDTVDDLFRLATRFVQRSPITLLSSGIIVHIIQCAIAATTLDHRDANCSVMKFVRDLIHTGVSNDHEDDFELRKQLIGQAMGQHGQQLVTQLMHTCCFCLPPYTLPDVAEVLWEIMVFDRPTFCRWLENALKGLPKETSGGAVTVTHKQLTDFHKQVTSAEECKQVCWAIREFTRLFR